GTCCGCGTTCGTGGCCAAGGTAGACCCCAGCCATTGCGTAAGTTGCGGCATCTGTGCAGCCGCTTGTGACCCCATGGGAGTGGGTCCGGCAGGACGAACGGGCAGGGACCAAATAAGAGACATGGAAAATCTGCTGAAAAACAAGATCCGTTTAAAAGAAACCATCCTGGTGATGGGGTGCCAGCAAAGTATTGCGTGGCCGGAAAGTATGATGAGAAACCCCCGTTTTCTGTTTCATACCATCTCATGCGCAGGAGGGCTCCATTCGGCTTGCCTAGAACACGCATTAAAACGGGGTATTGCCGGTATTTTTATTGTCTCGTGCCCTCCGCGCAATTGCATCAATCGCGAAGGCCCCAAATGGCTCATGGCGCGCCTTTATCAAGGACATGAATCTTCCTTAAATCCCACGATCGATCGCGATCTGGTTTGTGTCAGTCCTTTTGGTTGCATGGAAACCTTGCGTGCCATGGAAGAGTTGAAAATGTTTTCCGAAAAAATAAAACAAAAACATTCCCCCGACATGTCCAAACTTCCGGAAAAAGAATGTGCCATGGAGATCTAAATGAAAAAGTCTTTTCTTCTTTTATCCGCTGTTCTGGTCACCCTCCTTTTGGGCCTTGGGTTCTCCTACTTGGGATCGATTTGGGTTGGAAAAGAAGAAGGAAACGGAAAAATGAGGGTGACAGCCCGCATCACAAAAAATGTCATTAAAACCTGCCGGGCTTATAGCGATGATGAACTAAGAACCATCCCCCTTCACATGCGTCAGAAGGAATTTTGCCAGACAGAGGCTTTCCCTTACACACTGACCATCTTGCTTGACGGCAAAAAAATTCACGATCAAACCCTGACTCCCATTTCGGCGCGTGGGGATCACCCCATGCATTTTGACAAAGAAATCCGCTTGAATCCCGGGGAATATGGGTTAGAAGCAAACCTGTTTCCCGGAAATAAAGCCCTGCCTACTTATTCTTTTGCGCAAAAGATCAATGTTCAAAAAAGGCGCATTGTTTTTGTTTTGCTTGATGAGGGGGCAGGAAAATTCATGATGAGCCAATGAACATGCCGTCCCCTTTTGAAATTATCTATTCCGAAAAAACTCTTTCACTTAAAGAGCATGCCCCCCTTTCTTTGCCTTACAAAAACTATCTTGGCGATTATCTTAAAAAAGTAAATAGCTACAAACCCATTGCCCATTTCTGCGGATCCCCGGTTTTCTCGCTCTACCAACCTCCCTTGGCAACCCCTGTGGGAGTGCGTTCCCTTGAAGGCCGCTTGAACAGAAAATTCAAGGGAGAAAAACGACCCGCCACGGCCACACTGGCTCTTACAAAAACATGCCAATGCGACTGCGATCATTGTTCCGCCTTTTTTCACAACCGGAGTGTAAAAAAGGAACTCTCCACCGCCCAATGGAAAGAAGCCTTCTTGCAAACAGTTGAACTGGGAGTTACCACCCTCATTCTTTTGGGAGGAGAACCCTTGCTTCGACGGGATCTTTTTGAGCTCATCAAATCAGTGCCCAAGGACAAAGCCACGGTGATTTTATTTACCAATGGCGAGTATTTAACTCCCAAAAATTGCGCAAGCTTAAAAGAAGCCGGAGCCATGGGAGCCTTTGTTTCCCTGGATACTTCCGATGACCTCACCCACAATTTATTCAGAAAACGAAAAGATCTTTTTAGAAAAGCATTGTCGGGGCTGGCAAACCTGAAAAAAGCCGGTTTGGTGGCGGGGATCTCCAGTCATTTAAGTAGACAAAATCTTTTGGAAAACCAGTTTGAAAAAATGATGGAACTGGCAAAACTCCATGGCGCCCATGAAGTCACTTTTTTTGATGCCATTCCCAGCGGGCGTTGGCTTAAAGACACCTCATACTGCTTGACACCGGCGGATCGCTTGCAGATTTCAAAGCTGGTCAAACATTACAGGGCCCTGCCAAATTATCCTGGCATCTCTGCACAATCAACCATGACAAGCTTGGGCGGCAGCGCCTTTTGCTTTGCGGCCAACACACAATTTTACCTGACCGCATTTGGTGAAATGTGCCCGTGTGATTTTACCCCGCTGACCATTGGAAAATTTCCCGAAGAATCCATTGCCCCCTTGTGGGATAAAATGACCGGCTCACAACCTTATTGTAACCGCGCCAAGTCTTGCCGCATGCAAGACCCGGAATTTCGCAAAAAATACATCGAGCCCCTTTCTGCCAAAGGGCCTTTTCCATTTCCTCTGTAGGGGCGATTGGTAAGGGCGATTCATGAATCGCCCCTACTTGATTTCCCTCCCCGCCTTCACTAAAAGCTCTGTCGACGCTCCATTAAAAACATAGGCAAGTCTTCCTTGTGGATCGATCACATTCACCAAAGCCGGATGAACAACCTCGCCGGTTTTTTCATCGCGAGAACGTGGGACCTTATAAACATCGAGAATGCGGTTAACTTCTTCCACCGAACCCGAAAGAACGTGCATGGTGGGTGGCAGGCCCCATTGCTGATGCATATTGGCAAGAGCCCCCACCGTGTCCCTCCAAGGGTCCAGTGAAATGATAAAAACCGTGGATTGATCCGGGCCAAGGTCTTGGTGCACTTTTTTTAAGGTATTGGCCAAGGTGGGACAAATAGCCTGGCAATGGGCAAAGGCAAAAGTGACATACACCACCTTCCCTTTTTCCGATTTTAAATTCATCTTTTGCCCGGCCTGGTTGGTAAGTTCAAGCTCCGGAGCCATTTGATCAAATCTTGGATAAACGGACAAATCCGATTTCGCCTCATCTAAGGTTTCGCTCCGAAAAACACCCCCAAGAGCCACAGATATTCTTTGTTCAATCAAATAAGCCTCAGCAAAAAAAAGAAGCAAAACAAAGGAACTTAAGAAAGCCACTCTCTTTTTTGCCTTTAAATAATTTTTCACTTCTTTTAATTCATGCCCCCATAGAACCCACACAGCGGCCATCATCATCAAGGGGGCGCCAATCAGCAACAGCCATCCATAGTTTTGGGGTAGCCCGTTTTCGGACAAACCGAAACACACCACACGGGCCTGTGTAACCCAGGGGGGAGCCTTGTCAGGCAAGGGCAAAAAGGCAAAGCCCCACCACAGCATCGTGGTCACGATCAAAAATAAAAAACTCAGCATTAAAAAGGGAGGTTTTTTGGTCATCATTTTCATAGGCCCTATATAGTGAGGAGTAACAAACAAACTCAACAAAAATTATATTTAATTATGAGCGGCGTCATATCCACAACCCATCAAGGACATGGCATAAAACACTCAGGCAAAAAATTCAGAACAAAGCTTGTGAAGACAAACAAAAATCCATACTATCCGGACTTGTTTTAACTTGCTTGCACAATGAGTAGATTCCAACGGGCTTTAAAACTGCAAATACAAAGGAAAAATTATGAACCAAAACAAAGATGAAAAGATTCCCCTGGGTCAAAGACTTTTTGACAAACCCTTTTTCCTTTTATTGGTGGGGCTTCTTGTGATGTTCCTTTTCTATACGGGCTGGGGTTTTGTTGAAATTTTGAGCTTACCCAAAAGCCAGCTCCCCTAATTTCATTTGAAGGAGGATTTCGTATGCATTCAGCAATTATCGCCCCCAAGGGGGTGTGGTGGAAAAAAGCAGGATCTCAGGAGAAAAAATGGGTCACCATTGCCTTTATCTGGTGCATGATTCTGTTTGCCATGATGCCCCTGTGGCATTTCAAGGGAGGGCAAAATCCTTCCGGCATCCGTGGTAAGGTCGCCCCTATGGATTATGTCGAGCGTGTTGAACGGTTTGTCAACGATTACAAAATCGGCGAGGAAAAAGGCTTCCCCGTTGTGGCCCCACCCCCCGGCGCTGAAGTTTACATGTTGGGGAGAATGTGGAGTTGGTACCCCGTCCTTAAATTGAAAAAAAATACGGAGTACACGCTTCACCTTTCATCGAGTGATGTCAACCACGGCTTCAGCCTTTATCCGGTAAACATCAATTTTCAGGTCATTCCCGGATACGATTACGGTCTAAAAATTGTCCCCAAAGAATCAGGCGAATTCACCGTTATGTGTAATGAGTTCTGCGGCATTGGCCATCATCTGATGGTGGGGAAAGTCATTGTCACTGAGTAGAAATCTACTTAAGCGCCACAGGCGCGTTGAGGGGGAGGCTCTCCGCCTCAGGCGGACCGATGGAGGGGGCGACGCGAGCCCCTATAATTGTCACTGAGTAGGAGGAAAAAACCATGATATCCAATTTTCGCACATGTTCCGTCACCGGGTTGAAAGTAGACCGCCATACTGAAAACCTGGTCAAAATAAATGCCGTGGTCGCCATTGTGGCCCTACTTGTCGGAATAATAGCCGCCGTTGGCTTGGTGCTTACCCGCTGGCAGGCCGTTCACCTTCTTCCTGCCGACATGTACTACCGCTTTCTCACCTTGCATGGGTTAAACATGCTCATCTTCTTCATCATCTTTTTTGAAATGGCCATCCTCTATTTTGCGGGAACTGTCCCTCTGAATGCGCGCCTACCG
This is a stretch of genomic DNA from Deltaproteobacteria bacterium GWA2_45_12. It encodes these proteins:
- a CDS encoding cytochrome C oxidase subunit II; its protein translation is MHSAIIAPKGVWWKKAGSQEKKWVTIAFIWCMILFAMMPLWHFKGGQNPSGIRGKVAPMDYVERVERFVNDYKIGEEKGFPVVAPPPGAEVYMLGRMWSWYPVLKLKKNTEYTLHLSSSDVNHGFSLYPVNINFQVIPGYDYGLKIVPKESGEFTVMCNEFCGIGHHLMVGKVIVTE